Proteins co-encoded in one Sporosarcina sp. FSL K6-1522 genomic window:
- a CDS encoding DUF2187 family protein, protein MAFPRKEKEVSDFVAERKIDEKISFVRNEYEVNGTIVKILENSVIVEISSKDAERIGAASNLTVVAHKNYSVV, encoded by the coding sequence ATGGCTTTTCCACGTAAAGAAAAAGAAGTATCGGATTTTGTAGCCGAACGTAAAATCGATGAAAAGATTTCATTTGTCCGCAATGAGTATGAAGTAAACGGAACGATTGTTAAAATTCTCGAAAACTCTGTGATCGTAGAGATTTCATCGAAGGACGCCGAACGTATTGGTGCTGCGTCCAACCTTACTGTTGTTGCACATAAGAACTATTCAGTAGTCTGA
- a CDS encoding LysR family transcriptional regulator, which yields MDQHLHVFVTVVEKGSFSRAAEALHMTQPAVSQYIKLLEQAYGGKLLDRSNKYVRLNKAGEIVYYHAKEIVGLYTKMQSLMDDLSNRASGPLSIGASYTFGEYVLPHFIARLREQFPLIKPRIVIGNTKEIAKLVVGHQLDVGIIEGDFKNAHLSIDAFAEDTMFVVASSHHRFTQQDCEVNVSELEKEAWIVRELGSGTREATERIFHAMSIAPNDIMEFGSTQLIKESVESGLGITFLSQFAIRREVSMGRLKIVPVKGAPYKRKFSIILRTSFKTKALEVFINLLKEHHTLSTIMEKEKN from the coding sequence ATGGATCAACATTTACACGTATTTGTCACGGTTGTGGAAAAAGGGAGTTTTTCTCGAGCGGCGGAGGCGTTGCATATGACGCAGCCAGCGGTAAGCCAGTACATCAAATTATTGGAACAAGCATACGGAGGGAAGTTACTTGATCGAAGCAATAAATATGTGCGCTTGAATAAAGCCGGGGAGATTGTTTATTATCATGCAAAAGAAATCGTAGGACTTTATACGAAAATGCAAAGCTTGATGGATGACTTGTCCAACCGGGCAAGCGGGCCGCTATCGATTGGGGCGAGTTACACGTTCGGGGAATATGTTCTGCCTCATTTTATTGCTAGATTGCGTGAACAATTTCCGCTCATAAAACCTCGTATCGTAATTGGAAATACAAAAGAAATTGCAAAGTTAGTTGTTGGACATCAATTAGACGTCGGCATTATCGAGGGAGATTTTAAAAATGCTCATCTTTCCATCGACGCATTTGCAGAAGATACGATGTTTGTCGTAGCCTCATCTCATCACCGTTTCACGCAGCAGGACTGTGAGGTGAACGTTTCTGAACTCGAAAAAGAAGCGTGGATTGTTCGTGAATTGGGCTCTGGAACGAGAGAAGCCACAGAAAGAATCTTTCACGCGATGTCCATTGCTCCGAACGACATCATGGAATTTGGCAGCACCCAACTTATAAAAGAATCGGTCGAATCTGGCCTGGGTATTACATTTTTGTCCCAATTTGCTATCCGCAGGGAAGTCTCTATGGGACGATTGAAAATCGTACCCGTAAAAGGCGCTCCGTATAAACGGAAATTCTCGATTATTTTAAGGACTTCATTCAAAACAAAAGCATTAGAGGTGTTTATCAATCTATTGAAAGAACACCATACGTTATCGACGATAATGGAAAAAGAGAAAAACTAG